The following coding sequences are from one Paenarthrobacter ureafaciens window:
- the trxB gene encoding thioredoxin-disulfide reductase: MSTQQLIIIGSGPAGYTAAIYAARAGLKPLVLAGSVTAGGALMNTTEVENFPGFPDGIQGPELMDGLQAQAEKFGAEIVFDDVTSVSLQGHLKSVVTGAGETHEAPAVILATGSAYKELGLPEEKKLSGHGVSWCATCDGFFFREQDIIVVGGGDSAMEEATFLTRFGKSVTVVVRKGELRASRIMAQRAKDNPKIRFAWNSAVTAIHGDSKVTGVTLTDTRTGETREQAATGIFVAIGHLPRTELVAGQVELDAEGYIKVDSPTTCTNLSGVFACGDAVDHRYRQAITAAGTGCAAALDAERYLAALDDVDSIATALVEEPTHS, encoded by the coding sequence GTGAGCACGCAACAGCTGATCATCATAGGGTCCGGCCCCGCCGGCTACACCGCAGCAATCTACGCCGCCCGCGCGGGCCTCAAGCCCTTGGTCCTGGCCGGTTCCGTAACGGCGGGCGGGGCCCTCATGAACACCACCGAAGTGGAGAATTTCCCGGGGTTCCCCGATGGCATCCAAGGCCCGGAGTTGATGGATGGCCTCCAAGCGCAGGCGGAAAAGTTCGGCGCTGAAATAGTGTTCGACGACGTCACCTCGGTGTCACTGCAGGGTCACCTTAAGTCGGTGGTCACCGGGGCAGGGGAGACCCACGAAGCTCCGGCCGTCATCCTTGCCACCGGGTCGGCCTATAAGGAACTCGGTCTCCCGGAAGAGAAGAAACTCAGCGGCCATGGAGTGTCCTGGTGTGCCACGTGCGACGGCTTCTTCTTCCGCGAGCAGGACATCATTGTGGTGGGCGGCGGCGACTCCGCCATGGAGGAAGCAACCTTCCTGACGCGGTTCGGGAAGTCCGTGACCGTGGTGGTGCGTAAAGGCGAGCTGCGTGCCTCCCGCATCATGGCCCAGCGGGCGAAAGACAATCCAAAGATCCGCTTCGCGTGGAATTCGGCAGTGACGGCCATCCATGGCGATTCCAAGGTCACGGGCGTAACCCTCACGGATACGCGGACCGGTGAAACCCGCGAGCAAGCGGCAACCGGGATCTTCGTTGCGATCGGGCACTTGCCCCGCACGGAGCTCGTGGCCGGCCAGGTTGAGCTCGACGCCGAGGGCTACATCAAGGTGGATTCGCCTACCACATGCACCAACCTGTCCGGGGTCTTTGCATGCGGCGACGCCGTGGACCACCGGTACCGCCAAGCGATCACCGCCGCGGGCACCGGCTGCGCGGCCGCGTTGGATGCTGAACGGTACCTCGCAGCGCTGGACGACGTGGACAGCATTGCCACGGCATTGGTGGAGGAACCGACGCACTCCTAG
- a CDS encoding MMPL family transporter yields the protein MTSKVPFWLRWLVPVVLVITWLGIAGIGGPTFGRISEVSSNDQASFLPASAEATAAAEWQAKFRDSEEIPGVVIIENDSAFTPAQLGEAAKLKADIEALKLGSAVVGPIPSEDGKAVQFIVPIASSDELREKVKELRDVVQPGAPDGMQAFVTGPAGLTADLVNAFGGIDGILLLVALGAVFIILLLVYRSVVLPIAVLLTSVFALSAAILLVFGMAKAGWIQLNGQSQGILSILVIGAATDYALLYVARFREALTHTTNRTQAVLTAWKASFEPILASGATVIIALLCLLFSDLNSNKGLGPVAAAGIVCALLAALTLLPAFMALLGRAAFWPFRPKLLPDDEREPELVTGLEGQKGLWRRVGSLVSKRPRIVWVASVLLLAVASIGITQLKANGVPQTDVILAKSDAVDGQAALARHFDAGSGSPAVVVASEGSAQQVLDKVKATNGVSDAYLLAEGNIPVTGAPGASADPAVRDGRVLINATLSSAADSLEAEETVKELRTSLKEVDSEALVGGITATALDTNTTAQRDLVVIIPIVLVVILFILMLLLRSVVAPVLLVLSVVLSYGAAMGVSAWVFNGIFGFLGADATVPLFGFVFLVALGVDYNIFLMSRVREESLKHGTRPGILRGLGVTGGVITSAGVVLAATFAALGVIPIMFLVQLAFIVAFGVLLDTVLVRSLLVPALAYDIGDKVWWPSKLSRGSSRSRVQASEQDKAPVSG from the coding sequence ATGACATCGAAGGTGCCTTTCTGGCTCAGATGGTTAGTGCCCGTGGTGCTTGTCATCACGTGGCTCGGCATCGCAGGCATTGGTGGACCGACATTCGGCCGGATCAGCGAAGTCTCCTCGAACGACCAAGCATCGTTCCTGCCTGCAAGCGCTGAAGCGACCGCCGCAGCGGAGTGGCAAGCCAAGTTCCGCGACTCCGAGGAAATTCCAGGCGTCGTCATCATCGAGAACGACTCAGCCTTCACACCCGCACAGCTCGGCGAAGCAGCCAAGCTGAAGGCCGACATTGAGGCACTCAAGCTGGGCAGCGCCGTCGTGGGCCCTATCCCGTCGGAAGACGGCAAGGCTGTCCAGTTCATCGTCCCCATTGCGTCCTCGGATGAGCTGCGCGAGAAGGTCAAGGAGCTCCGCGACGTGGTCCAGCCCGGCGCGCCCGATGGCATGCAGGCCTTCGTGACCGGACCCGCCGGACTCACGGCGGACCTCGTGAACGCCTTCGGCGGCATCGACGGCATCCTTCTCCTGGTGGCCCTCGGTGCGGTGTTCATCATCCTGCTTCTGGTGTACCGCTCAGTGGTCCTGCCGATCGCCGTGCTGCTGACCTCGGTCTTTGCGCTGTCAGCAGCCATCCTGTTGGTCTTCGGCATGGCAAAGGCCGGCTGGATCCAGCTCAACGGCCAGAGCCAAGGCATCCTCTCCATCCTGGTGATCGGCGCGGCAACCGACTACGCGCTCCTCTACGTTGCCCGGTTCCGTGAGGCGCTGACCCACACCACCAACCGAACGCAAGCAGTTCTCACCGCGTGGAAGGCATCGTTCGAACCGATCCTGGCCTCCGGCGCAACCGTCATCATCGCTCTGCTCTGCCTCCTCTTCTCCGACCTGAACTCGAACAAGGGCCTTGGGCCTGTGGCGGCGGCCGGTATCGTATGCGCCCTCCTGGCGGCACTGACCCTCCTTCCTGCTTTCATGGCGTTGCTGGGCCGCGCGGCCTTCTGGCCTTTCCGGCCCAAGCTACTGCCCGACGACGAACGCGAACCTGAGCTGGTCACCGGACTTGAGGGGCAAAAGGGTCTGTGGCGCCGTGTGGGTTCGCTGGTTTCCAAACGGCCGCGCATCGTATGGGTCGCCTCCGTCCTGCTCCTTGCGGTCGCTTCGATCGGCATTACGCAGTTGAAAGCCAACGGTGTTCCGCAGACCGACGTCATCCTGGCCAAGTCCGACGCCGTTGACGGCCAGGCAGCACTGGCGAGGCACTTCGACGCCGGCAGCGGCAGCCCCGCCGTCGTGGTGGCTTCCGAAGGCAGCGCCCAGCAGGTGCTGGACAAGGTCAAGGCAACCAACGGCGTCAGCGACGCCTACCTCCTGGCCGAAGGCAACATTCCCGTCACCGGGGCTCCGGGAGCGTCGGCTGACCCGGCCGTCCGCGACGGGCGGGTACTCATCAACGCGACCCTCAGCTCCGCGGCGGACTCGCTCGAGGCGGAAGAGACCGTCAAGGAACTGCGGACGTCACTGAAGGAAGTGGATTCCGAAGCGCTGGTGGGCGGCATCACGGCTACCGCCCTGGACACCAACACCACCGCCCAGCGGGACCTGGTGGTGATCATTCCGATCGTGCTGGTGGTCATCCTCTTCATCCTGATGCTCCTGCTCAGGTCCGTGGTGGCCCCCGTGCTGCTGGTGTTGTCCGTAGTGCTGTCCTACGGCGCGGCGATGGGCGTCTCCGCATGGGTCTTCAACGGGATCTTCGGATTCTTGGGTGCCGACGCCACGGTGCCGCTGTTCGGCTTCGTGTTCCTGGTGGCGCTGGGCGTGGACTACAACATCTTCCTGATGAGCCGCGTGCGCGAGGAATCGCTCAAGCACGGCACCCGTCCGGGCATCCTCCGCGGCCTCGGCGTCACCGGTGGCGTCATTACTTCGGCGGGCGTTGTCCTGGCTGCCACGTTCGCGGCCCTCGGTGTCATCCCCATCATGTTCCTGGTGCAGTTGGCGTTCATTGTTGCCTTCGGCGTGCTTCTGGATACCGTCCTGGTGCGCTCGCTGTTGGTCCCCGCCCTCGCCTACGACATCGGAGACAAGGTCTGGTGGCCGAGCAAGCTAAGCCGCGGCAGCTCCCGGTCGCGCGTCCAGGCAAGCGAGCAGGACAAAGCGCCTGTGAGCGGATAA
- a CDS encoding MarR family winged helix-turn-helix transcriptional regulator — MAEAWAEHPNSADEATERPQPGAATGGQQTGPPQGGLTQDLVRVLQDFTLEANHYVDAAGGRKEMHRTDLNALAVIMRHSAAGRVVTPGVLRSELRLSSPATTALVDRLHASGHLTRERLGSDRRQVQLHMTPKAYQDGSAMFLPLALRMGKAMGAYTPEELELVQRFMTDMVEATIAARHEATHPPHPEPTQPPHPEPN; from the coding sequence ATGGCTGAGGCTTGGGCCGAACACCCCAATAGTGCTGACGAGGCCACGGAGCGCCCGCAACCCGGGGCCGCGACCGGCGGACAACAGACCGGGCCCCCTCAGGGTGGGCTGACGCAGGACCTCGTGCGCGTGCTGCAGGATTTCACCCTCGAGGCCAACCACTACGTGGACGCTGCCGGAGGGCGAAAGGAGATGCACCGCACCGACCTCAACGCCCTGGCCGTGATCATGCGCCACTCGGCAGCAGGCCGCGTAGTAACCCCCGGGGTCCTCCGCAGCGAGTTGCGGCTGAGCTCGCCTGCCACCACGGCGCTGGTGGACCGGCTCCATGCGTCCGGCCACCTGACCCGCGAGCGCCTGGGCTCCGACCGCCGGCAGGTCCAGCTCCACATGACCCCCAAGGCCTACCAGGATGGCAGCGCCATGTTCCTTCCCCTCGCCCTGCGGATGGGCAAAGCGATGGGAGCCTACACTCCTGAAGAGTTGGAGTTGGTGCAGCGCTTCATGACGGACATGGTGGAGGCCACCATCGCAGCGCGCCACGAAGCAACCCACCCACCCCACCCCGAACCCACCCAACCGCCCCACCCCGAACCCAACTAG
- a CDS encoding class I SAM-dependent methyltransferase: MNEQQPEDVYTHGHHESVVRAHASRTAENSAAFVIPHLTPGTAVLDVGCGPGSITCDFARLVAPGHVIGLDRSPDVINQAAELAKDRGVDNVEFRTGNIYDLEFEDESFDLVHAHQVLQHLTDPVAALREMRRVAKAGAIVAVRDADFHGMSWYPEVPELDEWMELYQKIARRNGAEPDAGRRLVSWAQQAGFGQVSPSSSNWLYATAQQRAWQSRVWSERVLHSAFAEQALEYGFANEADLARIAAGWHRWGATEDGYFLIPNGEVIARA; encoded by the coding sequence ATGAACGAGCAGCAGCCAGAAGATGTCTACACCCACGGACACCACGAGTCGGTTGTCCGGGCCCACGCCTCACGGACCGCCGAGAATTCGGCCGCGTTCGTCATACCTCACCTGACGCCCGGAACGGCCGTGCTCGACGTCGGTTGCGGACCGGGCAGCATCACGTGCGACTTCGCGCGGCTGGTCGCCCCCGGGCACGTGATCGGGCTGGACCGCTCACCCGATGTCATCAACCAGGCCGCCGAGCTGGCGAAGGACCGCGGCGTGGACAACGTCGAGTTCCGCACCGGCAATATCTACGACCTCGAATTCGAGGATGAGTCGTTCGACCTCGTCCACGCCCACCAGGTCCTCCAGCACCTGACCGACCCCGTGGCAGCGCTGCGCGAAATGCGGCGGGTCGCAAAGGCGGGGGCCATCGTCGCGGTTCGCGACGCCGACTTCCACGGCATGAGCTGGTACCCGGAAGTCCCCGAATTGGACGAATGGATGGAGCTCTACCAGAAGATCGCCCGCCGCAACGGCGCCGAGCCCGACGCCGGACGCCGCTTGGTCTCGTGGGCGCAGCAGGCCGGGTTCGGACAGGTTTCGCCAAGCAGCAGCAACTGGCTCTACGCCACGGCCCAGCAACGCGCGTGGCAATCCAGGGTCTGGAGCGAACGCGTGTTGCATTCGGCCTTCGCCGAGCAGGCTCTTGAATACGGCTTCGCCAACGAGGCCGACCTTGCCCGCATTGCAGCGGGCTGGCATCGTTGGGGAGCCACCGAGGACGGCTACTTCCTCATCCCCAACGGCGAAGTCA